In a single window of the Zea mays cultivar B73 chromosome 5, Zm-B73-REFERENCE-NAM-5.0, whole genome shotgun sequence genome:
- the LOC100191311 gene encoding syntaxin-43-like isoform X2 produces MNYAALTFGLCCSRGAVSVGLPPAWVDVSEEISANMQRARTKMTELAKAHAKALMPSFGDGRDDQRAIEVLTHEITDLLKRSEKRLQKLSMKDLSEDSNVRKNVQRSLATDLQNLSMEFRKKQSSYLKQLRQQKEGQDGVDLEMNMNGTKSTFEDDEFDDVGFTEIQMSKLKKSEAFTREREREIEQVVESVNELAQIMKDLSVLVIDQGTIIDRIDYNIQNVAASVEEGYKQLQKAERTQKKGGMVMCATVLVILIFIMIVLLILKTIF; encoded by the exons ATGAATTATGCAGCACTGACGTTTGGTTTGTGTTGCAGTAGAGGTGCTGTGTCAGTCGGGCTACCCCCAGCCTGGGTGGATGTTTCTGAAGAGATATCTGCAAACATGCAGAGGGCAAGGACAAAAATGACGGAGTTGGCTAAGGCACATGCCAAAGCCTTGATGCCGTCCTTTGGCGATGGCAGAGACGACCAGCGAGCAATTGAGGTTCTCACACATGAGATAACAGACTTGCTGAAAAGGTCCGAGAAGAGGCTGCAGAAGCTGTCCATGAAAGATTTGTCAGAGGATTCAAATGTCCGAAAGAATGTCCAG CGTTCCCTTGCTACAGACCTGCAAAACCTGTCAATGGAGTTCCGGAAAAAGCAGTCATCATATTTAAAGCAGCTTCGCCAACAAAAAGAG GGTCAGGATGGTGTTGATTTGGAAATGAATATGAACGGGACAAAGTCTACATTTGAAGACGATGAGTTTGATGATGTG GGTTTCACTGAGATTCAGATGTCAAAACTTAAGAAAAGCGAAGCATTCACTAGAGAAAGGGAGAGAGAAATTGAGCAG GTTGTTGAATCAGTCAACGAACTTGCACAGATTATGAAGGATCTTTCAGTTCTTGTGATTGATCAG GGAACCATCATCGATCGGATAGACTACAACATACAGAACGTTGCAGCTTCAGTTGAGGAAGGTTACAAACAATTGCAAAAG GCTGAGAGGACCCAGAAGAAAGGGGGCATGGTGATGTGTGCCACTGTCCTTGTCATTCTGATCTTCATCATGATAGTCCTTCTGATTTTGAAGACCATTTTCTGA
- the LOC103626147 gene encoding peptide-N4-(N-acetyl-beta-glucosaminyl)asparagine amidase A, translating to MASSYVRLLVLVMASLVPASVASLPHKLRLSASDVAALGPLAPRPPAPDQPTVFFEVDRPHRPPPGSFGPCSTLLLSHSFAYTYAKPPATVAYSPPPCLAAAGGRAAVISLAVLEWRATCRGVQYDRVFGVWLGGAELLRGCTAEPPIQSGAGVEWTVSKDVTKYASLLAARDPTTLAVYLGNIVDQQYIGVFHANVTLHLYFRHPPPPPPQPGLGPADVVAPISRSLPLNDGLWFEIKDDFDIASASITVPANTYRAVLEVYLSYHSEDEFWYGNAAGNGPFREVAVQIDGDLVGVVWPFPVVYTGGINPLLWRPITGIGSFNLPSYDIELTAFLGKLLDGEKHEVAFTVTNAMDTWFVDANLHLWLDPRGAATAAGIVSYDAPPLDTATATLPDGPNNGLYYTTAFRHVSASGWVHTPSYGKVTATWTQRLGYENTINFRDSFFQPEVNQTTDAYSAAHVADHAGVLYAQEAQQSFTLYKFVGVVNQTDVDSYTAATKVQLGFSDDRVAAGRSGFWARSLSNSQECARDVDVEDGEAVRESWAARQTYRYEASDACFFRNVTSRGNNVVSDHSDETCVKESPAAAGGIAERAAAAVAPRLRKE from the coding sequence ATGGCCAGCTCCTACGTGCGACTCCTCGTCCTCGTCATGGCCTCCCTAGTCCCGGCTTCCGTTGCTTCGCTCCCTCACAAGCTCCGTCTCTCTGCCTCGGACGTCGCCGCGCTCGGACCGCTGGCACCGCGGCCGCCCGCGCCGGACCAGCCGACCGTCTTCTTCGAGGTGGACCGGCCGCACCGGCCGCCGCCGGGCAGCTTCGGCCCGTGCTCGACGCTGCTCCTCTCGCACTCCTTCGCGTACACCTACGCCAAGCCCCCCGCCACGGTCGCCTACTCGCCGCCGCCGTGCctggcggcggcgggcggccgcgcGGCCGTTATCTCGCTCGCCGTCCTCGAGTGGCGCGCTACGTGCCGCGGCGTCCAGTACGACCGCGTCTTCGGCGTGTGGCTTGGCGGCGCCGAGCTCCTCCGCGGCTGCACCGCTGAGCCGCCCATCCAGAGCGGCGCCGGCGTCGAGTGGACGGTCTCCAAGGACGTCACCAAGTACGCGTCACTCCTCGCCGCCCGCGACCCCACCACGCTCGCTGTGTACCTCGGCAACATCGTGGACCAGCAGTACATCGGGGTCTTCCACGCCAACGTCACGCTACACCTCTACTTCCgccacccgccgccgccgccgccgcagcccgGGCTAGGCCCCGCCGACGTCGTCGCTCCGATATCGCGGAGCCTCCCGTTGAACGACGGCCTGTGGTTCGAGATCAAGGACGACTTCGACATCGCGTCCGCGAGCATCACAGTGCCGGCCAACACGTACCGTGCCGTTCTCGAGGTGTACCTCTCCTACCACTCGGAGGACGAGTTCTGGTACGGGAACGCCGCCGGAAACGGCCCGTTCCGCGAGGTCGCTGTTCAGATCGACGGCGACTTGGTCGGCGTCGTGTGGCCGTTCCCCGTGGTCTACACCGGCGGCATCAACCCGTTGCTCTGGCGACCGATCACCGGCATCGGCTCGTTCAACCTCCCATCCTACGACATCGAGCTCACGGCTTTTCTGGGCAAGCTGCTGGACGGCGAGAAGCACGAGGTCGCGTTCACGGTGACCAACGCCATGGACACGTGGTTCGTCGACGCCAACCTCCACCTCTGGCTGGACCCCAGGGGCGCAGCCACGGCGGCGGGCATTGTCAGCTACGACGCGCCGCCGCTGGACACGGCCACCGCGACTCTGCCCGATGGCCCTAACAACGGGCTCTACTACACGACAGCGTTCCGACACGTCTCCGCCTCCGGGTGGGTGCACACGCCGTCGTATGGCAAGGTCACGGCGACGTGGACGCAAAGGTTGGGCTACGAGAACACTATCAACTTCCGCGACAGCTTTTTCCAGCCGGAGGTGAACCAGACCACGGACGCGTACTCCGCCGCCCACGTCGCGGACCACGCCGGCGTGCTGTACGCGCAGGAGGCGCAGCAGAGCTTCACGCTGTACAAGTTCGTGGGAGTGGTGAACCAGACCGACGTCGACTCGTACACCGCGGCGACGAAGGTGCAGCTCGGGTTCAGCGACGACCGCGTCGCCGCCGGCCGGTCGGGGTTCTGGGCCCGGTCGCTGAGCAACTCGCAGGAGTGCGCCCGGGACGTGGACGTCGAGGACGGGGAAGCCGTCCGGGAGTCGTGGGCCGCGCGCCAGACGTACAGGTATGAGGCCTCCGACGCATGCTTCTTCCGGAACGTGACCAGCCGAGGCAACAACGTGGTGTCCGACCACTCCGACGAGACCTGCGTGAAGGAATCGCCAGCCGCCGCCGGTGGCATTGcagagcgggcggcggccgcAGTAGCACCGCGGCTGAGAAAGGAATAG
- the LOC100191311 gene encoding Syntaxin-43-like, with product MATRNRTPLYRKYRDALRHVRAPAGATSSSCGGGGGSVIEMASLLRSDRPYAPLSIEDPSASSRGAVSVGLPPAWVDVSEEISANMQRARTKMTELAKAHAKALMPSFGDGRDDQRAIEVLTHEITDLLKRSEKRLQKLSMKDLSEDSNVRKNVQRSLATDLQNLSMEFRKKQSSYLKQLRQQKEGQDGVDLEMNMNGTKSTFEDDEFDDVGFTEIQMSKLKKSEAFTREREREIEQVVESVNELAQIMKDLSVLVIDQGTIIDRIDYNIQNVAASVEEGYKQLQKAERTQKKGGMVMCATVLVILIFIMIVLLILKTIF from the exons ATGGCGACGCGGAACCGCACGCCGCTCTACCGCAAGTACCGCGACGCGCTGCGGCACGTCCGCGCACCGGCCGGGGCGACGTCGTCGTCCTGCGGGGGCGGGGGAGGGTCGGTGATCGAGATGGCCTCGCTGCTGCGCTCCGACCGGCCCTACGCGCCCCTCAGCATCGAAGACCCCTCCGCCTCCAG TAGAGGTGCTGTGTCAGTCGGGCTACCCCCAGCCTGGGTGGATGTTTCTGAAGAGATATCTGCAAACATGCAGAGGGCAAGGACAAAAATGACGGAGTTGGCTAAGGCACATGCCAAAGCCTTGATGCCGTCCTTTGGCGATGGCAGAGACGACCAGCGAGCAATTGAGGTTCTCACACATGAGATAACAGACTTGCTGAAAAGGTCCGAGAAGAGGCTGCAGAAGCTGTCCATGAAAGATTTGTCAGAGGATTCAAATGTCCGAAAGAATGTCCAG CGTTCCCTTGCTACAGACCTGCAAAACCTGTCAATGGAGTTCCGGAAAAAGCAGTCATCATATTTAAAGCAGCTTCGCCAACAAAAAGAG GGTCAGGATGGTGTTGATTTGGAAATGAATATGAACGGGACAAAGTCTACATTTGAAGACGATGAGTTTGATGATGTG GGTTTCACTGAGATTCAGATGTCAAAACTTAAGAAAAGCGAAGCATTCACTAGAGAAAGGGAGAGAGAAATTGAGCAG GTTGTTGAATCAGTCAACGAACTTGCACAGATTATGAAGGATCTTTCAGTTCTTGTGATTGATCAG GGAACCATCATCGATCGGATAGACTACAACATACAGAACGTTGCAGCTTCAGTTGAGGAAGGTTACAAACAATTGCAAAAG GCTGAGAGGACCCAGAAGAAAGGGGGCATGGTGATGTGTGCCACTGTCCTTGTCATTCTGATCTTCATCATGATAGTCCTTCTGATTTTGAAGACCATTTTCTGA
- the LOC100191311 gene encoding syntaxin-43-like isoform X1 translates to MATRNRTPLYRKYRDALRHVRAPAGATSSSCGGGGGSVIEMASLLRSDRPYAPLSIEDPSASRGAVSVGLPPAWVDVSEEISANMQRARTKMTELAKAHAKALMPSFGDGRDDQRAIEVLTHEITDLLKRSEKRLQKLSMKDLSEDSNVRKNVQRSLATDLQNLSMEFRKKQSSYLKQLRQQKEGQDGVDLEMNMNGTKSTFEDDEFDDVGFTEIQMSKLKKSEAFTREREREIEQVVESVNELAQIMKDLSVLVIDQGTIIDRIDYNIQNVAASVEEGYKQLQKAERTQKKGGMVMCATVLVILIFIMIVLLILKTIF, encoded by the exons ATGGCGACGCGGAACCGCACGCCGCTCTACCGCAAGTACCGCGACGCGCTGCGGCACGTCCGCGCACCGGCCGGGGCGACGTCGTCGTCCTGCGGGGGCGGGGGAGGGTCGGTGATCGAGATGGCCTCGCTGCTGCGCTCCGACCGGCCCTACGCGCCCCTCAGCATCGAAGACCCCTCCGCCTCCAG AGGTGCTGTGTCAGTCGGGCTACCCCCAGCCTGGGTGGATGTTTCTGAAGAGATATCTGCAAACATGCAGAGGGCAAGGACAAAAATGACGGAGTTGGCTAAGGCACATGCCAAAGCCTTGATGCCGTCCTTTGGCGATGGCAGAGACGACCAGCGAGCAATTGAGGTTCTCACACATGAGATAACAGACTTGCTGAAAAGGTCCGAGAAGAGGCTGCAGAAGCTGTCCATGAAAGATTTGTCAGAGGATTCAAATGTCCGAAAGAATGTCCAG CGTTCCCTTGCTACAGACCTGCAAAACCTGTCAATGGAGTTCCGGAAAAAGCAGTCATCATATTTAAAGCAGCTTCGCCAACAAAAAGAG GGTCAGGATGGTGTTGATTTGGAAATGAATATGAACGGGACAAAGTCTACATTTGAAGACGATGAGTTTGATGATGTG GGTTTCACTGAGATTCAGATGTCAAAACTTAAGAAAAGCGAAGCATTCACTAGAGAAAGGGAGAGAGAAATTGAGCAG GTTGTTGAATCAGTCAACGAACTTGCACAGATTATGAAGGATCTTTCAGTTCTTGTGATTGATCAG GGAACCATCATCGATCGGATAGACTACAACATACAGAACGTTGCAGCTTCAGTTGAGGAAGGTTACAAACAATTGCAAAAG GCTGAGAGGACCCAGAAGAAAGGGGGCATGGTGATGTGTGCCACTGTCCTTGTCATTCTGATCTTCATCATGATAGTCCTTCTGATTTTGAAGACCATTTTCTGA